The proteins below come from a single Asanoa ferruginea genomic window:
- a CDS encoding DUF190 domain-containing protein encodes MNADCLKLTCYFGERHRTGTGFVADELLALYGRHRIATSIVLRGIEGFGLKHHLRSDHSLTLSEDLPAVTVAVDTRPRIEAIVDQVAGMPQVGLVTLERARLLQGDVGPVRLPEALHEATKLTVYVGRQQRIHGAPAFVAVCDLLHRHGVAGATVLLGVDGTVGGQRERARFIGRNHDVPMMIIAVGSGDRIGRALPDLAALLDQPRLTLERVRLCKRDGRLIEEPQALPATDARGLGLWQKLTIFTSEAGQHEGQPIHRALVRRLRAGGSSGATTVRGIWGFHGDHRPHGDRFFQLGRRVPAVTIVIDTADRISGIFPIVDELTAEQGLVVSELVPAVHARAGDRLRGGLRLADHRW; translated from the coding sequence GTGAACGCCGACTGTCTCAAGCTCACCTGCTATTTCGGGGAACGGCACCGCACCGGCACGGGATTTGTCGCCGACGAGCTGTTGGCCCTCTACGGCCGGCACCGCATCGCGACCAGCATCGTGCTGCGCGGCATCGAAGGGTTCGGCCTCAAGCACCACCTCCGCAGCGACCACTCACTGACCCTGTCGGAGGATCTGCCCGCCGTCACCGTCGCCGTCGACACCCGGCCGCGCATCGAGGCGATCGTCGACCAGGTCGCCGGCATGCCGCAGGTCGGCCTGGTGACGCTCGAGCGCGCCCGCCTGCTCCAGGGCGACGTCGGGCCCGTCCGCCTTCCGGAAGCGCTGCACGAGGCCACGAAGCTGACCGTCTACGTCGGACGCCAGCAGCGGATCCACGGCGCTCCGGCGTTCGTCGCGGTGTGCGACCTGCTGCACCGCCACGGCGTCGCGGGCGCGACCGTGCTGCTCGGCGTCGACGGGACCGTCGGCGGTCAGCGGGAACGCGCGCGGTTCATCGGGCGCAACCACGACGTACCCATGATGATCATTGCGGTGGGTTCCGGCGACCGGATCGGTCGCGCCCTGCCCGACCTCGCCGCGCTGCTCGACCAACCACGGCTGACCCTGGAGCGGGTACGCCTCTGCAAGCGCGACGGCCGCCTCATCGAGGAACCGCAGGCGCTGCCCGCCACCGACGCGCGCGGGCTGGGCCTGTGGCAGAAGCTGACCATCTTCACGTCGGAGGCCGGCCAGCACGAGGGTCAGCCCATCCACCGCGCTCTCGTGCGCCGGTTGCGCGCCGGCGGCTCCAGCGGCGCCACGACCGTCCGCGGCATCTGGGGGTTCCACGGCGACCACCGCCCGCACGGCGACCGGTTCTTCCAGCTCGGCCGCCGGGTGCCGGCCGTCACCATCGTCATCGACACCGCCGACCGCATCAGCGGCATCTTCCCGATCGTCGACGAGCTGACCGCCGAGCAGGGACTGGTCGTCAGCGAGTTGGTGCCCGCCGTCCACGCCCGCGCCGGCGACCGCCTGCGCGGTGGGCTCCGCCTGGCCGACCATCGTTGGTGA
- a CDS encoding inorganic diphosphatase: MEFDMIVEIPAGSRNKYEMDQSLGRIRLDRTLFTATAYPADYGFVPGTLAEDGDPLDAMVLLDAPTFPGCQIRVRPVAVFWMRDEKGPDAKVLCVPAGDQRYDHITDLGDLAPHLQAEIGHFFDVYKQLEPGKQSEVRGWQDRTDAEATIEDAFARAPKPAA; encoded by the coding sequence ATGGAGTTCGACATGATCGTCGAGATCCCGGCCGGATCGCGCAACAAATATGAGATGGACCAGAGCCTTGGCCGGATCCGGCTCGACCGCACGTTGTTCACCGCCACGGCCTATCCCGCCGACTACGGGTTCGTGCCCGGCACCCTCGCGGAAGACGGCGATCCGCTCGACGCCATGGTCCTGCTCGACGCCCCGACCTTCCCGGGCTGCCAGATCCGGGTCCGGCCCGTCGCCGTGTTCTGGATGCGCGACGAGAAGGGCCCGGACGCCAAGGTGCTCTGCGTGCCTGCCGGCGACCAGCGTTACGACCACATCACCGACCTGGGCGATCTGGCGCCCCACCTCCAGGCCGAGATCGGCCACTTCTTCGACGTCTACAAGCAGCTCGAACCCGGAAAGCAGTCCGAGGTACGCGGGTGGCAGGACCGCACCGACGCCGAAGCCACGATCGAGGACGCGTTCGCCCGCGCGCCTAAGCCGGCGGCGTAG
- the crcB gene encoding fluoride efflux transporter CrcB, which translates to MRLDRRELLAIFAGGAVGTLARAGLTYAFPHAATAWPWPTFTVNLVAAFLLGLFVTRLQERLPPSSYRRPLLGTGICGGLSTFSTMQVEILLMLDAHAWGLAAGYTIASVAGGYAAVYAATALTRRVRAWA; encoded by the coding sequence ATGCGGCTGGACAGGCGGGAGCTGCTCGCCATCTTCGCCGGCGGCGCCGTGGGAACCCTGGCCCGAGCCGGGCTCACCTACGCCTTTCCGCACGCGGCAACGGCGTGGCCCTGGCCGACCTTCACGGTCAATCTCGTCGCGGCGTTCCTGCTCGGCCTGTTCGTCACCCGGTTGCAGGAGCGGCTGCCGCCGTCGAGCTATCGCCGGCCGCTGCTCGGCACCGGGATCTGTGGCGGGCTGTCGACCTTCTCCACCATGCAGGTCGAAATCCTGCTCATGCTCGACGCGCACGCCTGGGGCCTCGCGGCCGGCTACACCATCGCGAGCGTCGCCGGTGGATACGCCGCGGTCTACGCGGCCACGGCGCTGACCCGACGGGTGCGTGCGTGGGCGTGA
- the crcB gene encoding fluoride efflux transporter CrcB: protein MGVNILIWTGVFLIGGAGSVLRFLVDGAVAARRGRDFPYGTLVVNISGAVVLGFLTGLALGKHEALLAGTAAVGSYTTFSTWMFETERLAEERAVTPAVLNVVVSLILGVAAAAAGRAVGDLL from the coding sequence GTGGGCGTGAACATCCTGATCTGGACCGGAGTGTTCCTCATCGGCGGGGCCGGCTCGGTGCTGAGGTTCCTGGTCGACGGCGCGGTCGCGGCCCGCCGCGGTCGCGACTTTCCCTACGGCACGCTCGTGGTCAACATTTCCGGAGCGGTCGTCCTCGGCTTCCTGACCGGCCTCGCGCTCGGCAAACATGAGGCGCTGCTGGCCGGGACCGCCGCGGTCGGCTCCTACACCACGTTCTCGACCTGGATGTTCGAGACGGAACGCCTTGCCGAGGAACGCGCGGTCACGCCCGCCGTGCTCAACGTGGTCGTCAGCCTGATCCTCGGTGTGGCCGCGGCGGCCGCCGGTCGAGCGGTGGGTGACCTGCTGTGA